From the Actinopolymorpha singaporensis genome, the window GCGGGCCAGGCCGAGGTAGCCGACGATGGTGGCCTCCTGGCGTTCGGTCGCGGCGACGGCCTCCAGGTTGGCGCGCAGCTCCGGGACCACCTCGGCACCCGCGCCGAGCATCGCCCGCGCCGCGCCGGCCTGCACGACCACCTCGCGCGGCCAGTACGACCGGTCGATCGCGTCCACTCCCGACGGCGCCGCCTCGAACGCGGCCAGCGTTGCGCCGTAGTGCGCGCGGGCGGCTTCGGTCTCGCCGATGAGTTCCAGCTCGCAGGCCCAGTTGAGCTCCAGCCAGCCGCTGTTGTAGGCGTACAGGGTGGCGAGCATGGCGTCGGACAACGCGTTCGCCACCGCACGCAGCCGCTCCAGCCAGGTGACGGCCAGCTCGTACAGGTCCAGGCGAGCGAGGGCGAGCACGGCCGCGTTGATGGCGTGCCCGATCGCGTACCCGGGCTCGGCGATCTCCTCCAGCAGCACCACGGCGCGGGCGAGCTCGTCGTAGGCGGGCTCGAACCGGCTGCGCAGCAGCAGCGCCATCCCGCGCAGTGCGTGCCCGAACGCCTCCCAGGTCCGGTCGTCGAGTGGTTCGGCCAGCCGGATCATCTCCGTCGCCGCGGCGTCGGCACGGTCGAGCTCGCCGAGTTCGTGGTGGGCGGCGAAGCGCACGAACCGCAGCCACTGCGCCCGGTCGTTGGCGTGCCCGCGCCGGGCTTCGGCCAGCAGGCCGTCCACCTCGGCCACCACCTCGCGGGCGGAGCCGGACTGCGCGCGGATCAGCAGTCCCGTCACGTCGGCGAGTTCGGGCGGCCGGGCCCGCATGGGCCTGGCCTCCGAGTGGGCACTCATGTGGGCACCCGCCTCGGCACCTGGTCGCGCACCCGGTTGCGCACCCGGCTGTCCGCCGTCCCGCGCGGCGTGGCGGTGGTTCGAGTGGTTCATCTGCGCGTCCCCGTCCCGCAGCCGCTCCGGCCGGCCCGGAACGTCAACGACGAGACGGTCGGGATGGTCACGGTCCCTCCGCGGAGAATGTCCGGCACCGCTCCTGCGCGATGGCCGGTGGCGGCCAGTGAGGTCTGACGCACCGGCAGCGTAAGGCACGGGCCAGGTGGGTACGCCACGGGTCCACCTGGCCGGGGCGCATTCGTGCGGCTGTCCCGGGTATGCCCGGGCATCGCCGACCTGAGGAGCCAGTCGTACATGCGCAGCCAACGCGTACCCACCGCGACCGTACGGGCCGCACTTCTCGCCATGCTCGCGATGCTCGGCCTGGTGGCGGCAGGGTGCAGCGGGGACGGCTCGCCCGAAGCGGAGGACCACCCGACGCCGTCCGCCACGGCGTCCACCCGGGACCAGCCGGGTGGCCAGCCCGGTGGCCAGCCCGGTGGCCAGGCGGAGGGGCTGCAGCGCGAGTACGAGGCCGTCGTACGCCACACCCTGACCTCGGTCGTCCAGCTGACGGTGAGCGGCGGCCTCGGGTCCGGCGTCGTCTACGACAAGGCCGGACACATCGTCACCAACGCGCACGTCGTGGGGCAGTCGAAGTCGGTGCGGGTCCGGCCGGCGACGGGCGGAACGCCGCTCGCCGCCCACGTGGTCGCGACGTACCCGCCGGGCGACCTGGCCGTCGTCAAGCTCGACCGGCGCAGGACGCTGAACCCCGCCGAGTTCGCCGACTCCGGCAAGCTTCAGGTGGGCCAGATCGTGCTGGCGATGGGCAATCCGCTCGGGCTGTCCGGGAGCGTCACCAACGGCATCGTGTCCGCGGTCGGCCGCAGCATTCCCGAGCCCGCGCACGAGGGCCTGCCGGGTACGACGATCGGGAACATGATCCAGACGTCGGCGCCGATCAACCCGGGCAACAGCGGCGGCGCGCTCGTCGACCTGTCCGGGGCGGTGATCGGAATCCCCACCCTCGCCGCGACCGACCCGCAGGCGTCGAACAGCGCGGCTCCCGGCATCGGCTTCGCGATCCCGAGCAACACCGTCACCCGCATCGCCGACCAGATCATCGAACACGGCCGCGTCGTCGACTCCGGCCGGGCGGCCCTCGGGGTCACCGGGTCCACCGTGACCGACGCCGGGGGAACCCCTGAGGGTGTGGGCGTGGAGTCGGTGAAGGCCGGCAGTGCCGCGGCGCGGGCCGGCATCCGGCCGGGCGACGTCATCACCGCGGTGGGCGGCGCGAAGACGCCGACGAGCGCCGCGCTCGGTGAGGTGCTCGTGAAGCGCCGTCCCGGGCAGGTGGTCACGATGACGATCGTCCGGGACGGCAGCGCGCACCGGGTGGAGGTCAAGCTCGGCCAGGGCTGACAGCGGAGTAGTCGGGCGGCGCCCCGGGTACATCTCGTAGGACGCCCTGGGACGCGCGGCGCACGGGCGAGGGGGTGGCCCGCCCATGGGAACGACCCGACGGCTTCGGCTCACGGTGTCCGTGTTCGTCGTGGTCGCCGCGTTCGCCGGAGCCGCGGCCGGATGTACCGACAGCCCGCCCGGAAGCTCCCGGGGCGACCCCGGAGGGTCGAAGGCCGGAGCCACTGCGGCACCCGGTGGCGAGGCGCAGGCGCTCCAGCGTGACTACGAGGCCGTCGTACGGCACACCCTGATCTCCGTCGTACAGCTCAACGTCACCGGCGGCGGGCTCGGCTCCGGCATCATCTACGACAAGCAGGGCCACATCGTCACCAACGCGCACGTGCTGGGCCGGTCCACCTCGGTGCAGGTCCTGCTCGCCACCGGGGGAGCGCCGCTGACCGCGCACCTGGTCGCGGCCTACACACCGAGCGACCTCGCGGTGGTCAAGCTGGACCAGCCGCGGGCGCTGGCACCCGCGGCGTTCGCCGACTCCACCAAGCTGCGGGTGGGCCAGATCGTGCTGGCCATGGGAAACCCGCTCGGCCTGTCCGGCAGTGTGACCAGCGGCATCATCTCAGCGGTCGGGCGTACCGTCCCGGAGTCGTCGCGTGACGGCGTGCCGGGCACGACGATCACGAGCATGATCCAGACCTCCGCGCCGATCAACCCGGGCAACAGCGGCGGCGCCCTGGTCGACCTGACCGGGAAGGTGGTTGGCATCCCCACGCTGGCCGCCACCGACCCACAGGTCGAGGGCGGCGGCGTCGCGGCCGGCATCGGGTTCGCCATCCCGAGCAACACCGTGACCCGGATCGCCGGTCAGATCATCAGCCACGGGCGGGTGGTGAACTCCGGCAGGGCGGCGCTCGGCGTGACCGGCACGACGGTCACCGATCCCCAGGGCACGCCGATCGGCGTCGGCGTCGTGTCCGTGCGCACCGGCAGCGGCGCGGCGAACGCCGGCATCCTGCGCGGCGACGTCATCACCGCTGTCAACGGCGTGCGCACTCCGACGAGCGCGGCGCTCGGCGAGGTCGTCGCCCAGCACCGGCCCGGCCAGTTGGTCACCGTCTCGATTCGCCGCCAGGGCAAGGACGCGACGGTGAAGGTGAAGCTCGGTCAGCTCTGAGTTGTCGTCGACCCCGCCCGTGCGGTGAGGCCGCGCCGC encodes:
- a CDS encoding S1C family serine protease, whose translation is MRSQRVPTATVRAALLAMLAMLGLVAAGCSGDGSPEAEDHPTPSATASTRDQPGGQPGGQPGGQAEGLQREYEAVVRHTLTSVVQLTVSGGLGSGVVYDKAGHIVTNAHVVGQSKSVRVRPATGGTPLAAHVVATYPPGDLAVVKLDRRRTLNPAEFADSGKLQVGQIVLAMGNPLGLSGSVTNGIVSAVGRSIPEPAHEGLPGTTIGNMIQTSAPINPGNSGGALVDLSGAVIGIPTLAATDPQASNSAAPGIGFAIPSNTVTRIADQIIEHGRVVDSGRAALGVTGSTVTDAGGTPEGVGVESVKAGSAAARAGIRPGDVITAVGGAKTPTSAALGEVLVKRRPGQVVTMTIVRDGSAHRVEVKLGQG
- a CDS encoding GGDEF domain-containing protein — protein: MSAHSEARPMRARPPELADVTGLLIRAQSGSAREVVAEVDGLLAEARRGHANDRAQWLRFVRFAAHHELGELDRADAAATEMIRLAEPLDDRTWEAFGHALRGMALLLRSRFEPAYDELARAVVLLEEIAEPGYAIGHAINAAVLALARLDLYELAVTWLERLRAVANALSDAMLATLYAYNSGWLELNWACELELIGETEAARAHYGATLAAFEAAPSGVDAIDRSYWPREVVVQAGAARAMLGAGAEVVPELRANLEAVAATERQEATIVGYLGLARAHANEGESDQALESAAQACAVGDQLPRLNVVAVRAYWEYAELLGRVHGPEPTGQAYARLTSRLVRDRWNERRARVHSFDERLSAERLRDELRRRAAAYLTDPLTGLGNRRLIEIRLPELLVESAATGHPLAVAFVDVDDFKSVNDELSHLVGDDLLRELAQEMRAALSPDDAVARFGGEEFVIVLPSRGAEQAFDVVDALRRRIEERVWNCLPHDRRIRITAGLAQSWHGATRTQLLAAADEALLRAKRQGKNRVEVRASPLAGDL
- a CDS encoding S1C family serine protease → MGTTRRLRLTVSVFVVVAAFAGAAAGCTDSPPGSSRGDPGGSKAGATAAPGGEAQALQRDYEAVVRHTLISVVQLNVTGGGLGSGIIYDKQGHIVTNAHVLGRSTSVQVLLATGGAPLTAHLVAAYTPSDLAVVKLDQPRALAPAAFADSTKLRVGQIVLAMGNPLGLSGSVTSGIISAVGRTVPESSRDGVPGTTITSMIQTSAPINPGNSGGALVDLTGKVVGIPTLAATDPQVEGGGVAAGIGFAIPSNTVTRIAGQIISHGRVVNSGRAALGVTGTTVTDPQGTPIGVGVVSVRTGSGAANAGILRGDVITAVNGVRTPTSAALGEVVAQHRPGQLVTVSIRRQGKDATVKVKLGQL